Proteins encoded together in one Lathyrus oleraceus cultivar Zhongwan6 chromosome 5, CAAS_Psat_ZW6_1.0, whole genome shotgun sequence window:
- the LOC127082543 gene encoding uncharacterized protein LOC127082543, with product MKRTLEEMEKGEPPADDKIIAVDDPKPLEDDPKSPSFEPKLPKEDPKSPEPKSLGEDPKSLYAELYSADDDPKSPSAEPKLPDETYSDLLMRQNHPIRSQNSLLMRQNHLIRSQNSLLMRQNHPIRSQNSLLMRQNHPIRSQNSLLMRQNHLIRSQNSLLMRQNHLIRSQNSLLMRQTPNEGTANAAETSKSFDISLVASYIAKEEALLNADKFAAAEEEARVAHAAAEKEARKQAKEARAAARAEVKAKEKQERERLQELFEQQDVDIMN from the exons ATGAAAAGAACTCTGGAAGAG ATGGAGAAAGGGGAACCTCCTGCTGATGATAAAATAATTGCGGTTGATGACCCGAAACCTCTTGAGGATGATCCAAAATCACCTTCCTTTGAGCCAAAATTACCCAAGGAAGATCCAAAGTCACCTGAGCCAAAATCACTCGGGGAAGATCCAAAGTCACTTTATGCTGAGCTGTACTCCGCTGATGATGATCCGAAATCACCATCTGCTGAACCAAAATTACCTGATGAGACCTATAGTGACCTGCTGATGAGACAAAATCACCCGATCAGAAGCCAGAATAGCCTGCTGATGAGACAAAATCACCTGATCAGAAGCCAGAATAGCCTGCTGATGAGACAAAATCACCCGATCAGAAGCCAGAATAGCCTGCTGATGAGACAAAATCACCCGATCAGAAGCCAGAATAGCCTGCTGATGAGACAAAATCACCTGATCAGAAGCCAGAATAGCCTGCTGATGAGACAAAATCACCTGATCAGAAGCCAGAATAGCCTGCTGATGAGACAGACACCGAATGAGGGCACTGCTAATGCTGCTGAGACAAGCAAGAGTTTTGATATATCATTGGTCGCAAGCTATATTGCAAAAGAAGAGGCATTGTTGAACGCGGATAAATTTGCTGCTGCCGAAGAAGAAGCTAGAGTAGCTCATGCAGCTGCTGAAAAAGAAGCTAGAAAACAAGCTAAAGAAGCTCGTGCAGCTGCTAGGGCGGAAGTGAAAGCAAAGGAAAAACAGGAGAGAGAAAGACTCCAAGAACTGTTTGAACAACAAGATGTAGACATTATGAACTGA
- the LOC127082544 gene encoding uncharacterized protein LOC127082544, whose amino-acid sequence MAQEHGLTELVNQQVGELEPDLFWEKNITRSLKGENQVLLLSYTNYNNKKFDVIRKGLLPDQTQRTLMDLETMDYYDYEIIKSERDNVEMYIGYGWYEYAKEKNLKVGDTLLFIVLTFLAFLLRDISFIFVLFGL is encoded by the exons ATGGCTCAGGAACATGGTCTGACTGAGCTGGTGAATCAACAGGTAGGAGAGTTGGAACCTGATCTGTTTTGGGAGAAAAATATTACCAGGTCCTTGAAGGGCGAAAATCAAGTTCTACTATTAAGTTACACAAATTATAATAACAAAAAAT TTGATGTTATAAGGAAAGGTCTTCTTCCAGATCAAACTCAACGTACCCTCATGGATCTTGAGACAATGGACTACTATGACTATGAGATAATTAAATCGGAGAGAGACAATGTGGAAATGTACATCGGATATGGGTGGTATGAATACGCCAAGGAAAAAAATCTCAAGGTGGGAGATACATTG tTGTTTATTGTGTTAACTTTTCTTGCATTTTTACTAAGAGATATTAGTTTTATATTTGTGTTGTTTGGTTTGTAA